In Osmerus eperlanus chromosome 17, fOsmEpe2.1, whole genome shotgun sequence, a single genomic region encodes these proteins:
- the LOC134037346 gene encoding zinc-binding protein A33-like, whose product MASCSSLLSEDQFQCSICLGVFTDTVTIPCGHNFCKACIIKYWDNSDLCQCPMCKMTFDKRPDLYVNTFISEMAAQFRKSEPLKATISPDLCPTKPEVSCDICTDTKLKALKSCLACLTSYCETHLEPHQRVAALKKHKLIDPVENLEDRMCQKHDKLLEFFCKKDQAFVCVMCMKTDHKTHDTVTLEEAYEQRKTKLGQMIAEMNQMMEQRSRKVQEIKLSAETSKKDAEREISDSVQVFTALVHSIERSQAEIIEVIEEKQKAAEKQAEGLIKDLEQEITELKRRSTELEQLSHTEDHLHLLQSFPSLSTPPHTKDWSEISVHSGLSVGAVRRAVSQLEETLNKEMENLPKVKLKRIQQYAVDVTLDPDTAHPDLILSEDGKQVRDGDIEQDLPDNPERFDRCVSVLGKQGFSSGRLYYEVQVEGKTEWDLGVARESINRKGYITPSPNNGYWAVCLRNGDQYKALAGPYVLLSLRQKPQKVGVFVDYEKGLVSFYDVEARSHI is encoded by the coding sequence ATGGCTTCTTGCAGCAGTCTCCTGTCAGAAGATCAGTTCCAGTGTTCTatctgtctgggtgtgtttaCTGATACTGTCACTATTCCTTGTGGACACAACTTCTGCAAGGCCTGTATCATCAAGTACTGGGACAACAGTGATCTGTGTCAATGTCCCATgtgtaaaatgacttttgataAGAGACCTGATCTCTATGTCAATACTTTCATCTCTGAGATGGCTGCTCAGTTCAGGAAGTCAGAGCCACTGAAAGCTACCATCAGTCCAGACCTGTGTCCTACTAAACCTGAAGTGTCATGTGACATCTGTACAGATACCAAGCTCAAGGCCCTGAAGTCCTGTCTGGCGTGTCTGACCTCttactgtgagactcacctggagcctcatcagagagttgcagccttgaagaaacacaagctgatcgaccctgtggagaacctggaggacaggatgtgtcagaagcatGACAAACTGTTAGAATTCTTCTGTAAGAAAGACCAGGCGTTTGTTTGTGTCATGTGCATGAAAACTGACCACAAGACCCATGACACTGTCACTTTAGAAGAGGCATATGAACAGAGGAAGACTAAGCTGGGACAGATGATAGCTGAGATGAACCAGATGATGGAACAAAGATCTAGGAAGGTTCAGGAGATCAAACTATCAGCAGAGACAAGCAAaaaagatgcagagagagagatatcagatAGTGTTCAGGTTTTCACTGCTCTGGTGCACTCCATTGAGAGAAGCCAGGCTGAGATCATTGAggtgattgaggagaagcagaaagcagcagagaaacaggctgaagggttGATTAAagatctggagcaggagatcactgagctgaagaggagaagcactgagctggagcagctctcacacactgaggaccacctccacctgctccagagcttcccatccctgagcacccctccacacaccaaggactggtctgagatcagtgtccacagtggtctgagtgtgggggcagtgaggagagctgtgtctcagctggaggagacactcaataaagagatggagaatcTGCCCAAAGTCAAGCTGAAGAGGATTCAGCAGTATGCAGTGGATGTGACTCTGGACCCTGATACAGCACATCCTGatctcatcctgtctgaggatgggaaacaagtgagagatggagacataGAGCAGGATCTccctgacaacccagagaggtttgaTCGTTGTGTCAGTGTCCTGGGAAagcagggcttctcctcagggaggttgtactatgaggtgcaggttgaggggaagaCTGAGTGGGATCTGGGAGTGGCCAGAGAGTCCATCAACAGGAAGGGATATATCACACCGAGTCCTAATAATGGATACTGGGCTGTATGTCTGAGGAATGGAGATCAGTATAAGGCTCTGGCTGGCCCttatgtcctcctctccctgagacagaagccccagaaggtgggggtgtttgtggactATGAGAAGGGTCTTGTCTCCTTTTATGATGTGGAGGCCAGGTCTCATATCTAG